From a single Pirellulales bacterium genomic region:
- the fliR gene encoding flagellar biosynthetic protein FliR encodes MELVGDLTMPWLESISITWVLLFTFVLARIGGLIMTVPVFTGTEVPIQVRGLLAVAMTLVLTPTQWGVRIPAPGGVVDYVILMAGEVLIGMILGLGIVILLSGMQVAGQVIAQMSGMALAEVLAPGSDDQVPLFSGMLNMTATAVFVVIGGHRALIDGLLHSFTTMPIGQGGGSASMAQAALNLLSGSFFLAVRAAAPAMIALLLATLVLGLIGRTLPQLNILVLGFGINCLVVLSTLSVSIGAVAILVSDYFQPALQSLLEAISRH; translated from the coding sequence GTGGAACTGGTTGGCGATCTCACGATGCCTTGGCTCGAATCCATCTCGATAACTTGGGTGCTGCTGTTCACGTTCGTGTTGGCGCGGATCGGCGGTCTGATAATGACGGTGCCGGTGTTTACCGGCACCGAAGTGCCGATCCAAGTGCGCGGCTTGCTGGCGGTCGCCATGACGCTCGTGCTGACGCCCACGCAATGGGGCGTCCGGATTCCGGCGCCGGGCGGCGTTGTCGATTATGTAATCCTCATGGCCGGGGAGGTGCTGATCGGCATGATTCTCGGGCTGGGGATTGTGATTCTGCTGTCGGGAATGCAAGTGGCAGGGCAGGTGATCGCACAGATGAGTGGAATGGCGCTGGCCGAAGTTCTCGCACCGGGGAGCGACGACCAAGTGCCGCTATTTTCGGGCATGCTGAACATGACGGCGACGGCCGTGTTCGTCGTGATCGGCGGACATCGTGCGTTGATCGACGGTTTGTTGCACTCGTTCACCACGATGCCGATAGGGCAGGGGGGCGGCAGCGCTTCGATGGCCCAAGCGGCGCTCAATTTGTTGAGCGGCAGTTTCTTTCTCGCCGTGCGTGCCGCGGCGCCGGCAATGATTGCGCTGCTCTTGGCGACGCTGGTGCTCGGCCTGATCGGCCGCACGCTGCCGCAATTGAACATCCTGGTGCTCGGCTTCGGCATCAATTGCCTGGTGGTGCTGAGCACCTTGTCGGTTTCGATTGGCGCGGTCGCGATTCTCGTTTCCGACTATTTTCAGCCCGCCCTGCAATCGCTGCTCGAAGCGATCAGCCGCCACTGA
- a CDS encoding flagellar motor protein MotB: MLEPEEAHAEGAPEWMVSYADMITILMSFFVVMFSMAGAKNAKKEDPVMMSLRRQFGRYVGAPATNMLVPTSALSPKANGQKADPHATKTLGLIGDHTHVATIRSGDQKTIGGIIYFKGRTLDLSDEQRDQLQEEARELAGKPQKIEIRGHTKNRPFPPDGKINDNWDLAYQRCHRVMDYLVLLGIDPARFRIGVSAQFEPVYVGRDPTELDKNSRVEIFMLNEFTEDLRGLSSGGK; encoded by the coding sequence ATGCTCGAGCCTGAAGAAGCCCATGCCGAAGGCGCTCCGGAATGGATGGTGTCGTATGCCGACATGATCACCATCCTGATGTCGTTCTTTGTCGTCATGTTTTCGATGGCGGGGGCCAAAAACGCCAAGAAGGAAGATCCGGTGATGATGTCGTTGCGCCGGCAGTTCGGGCGCTACGTCGGCGCGCCCGCGACGAACATGCTGGTGCCGACGTCGGCTTTATCGCCGAAAGCCAACGGTCAAAAAGCCGACCCGCACGCGACCAAAACCCTCGGTTTGATCGGCGACCATACGCATGTCGCCACTATTCGTTCGGGGGATCAGAAGACCATCGGTGGGATCATTTATTTCAAAGGCCGCACGCTCGATCTTTCCGATGAGCAACGCGACCAATTGCAGGAGGAGGCTCGAGAGCTGGCGGGCAAGCCGCAGAAGATCGAGATTCGCGGCCATACGAAAAATCGCCCTTTTCCGCCCGACGGCAAAATCAACGACAACTGGGATCTGGCCTATCAGCGCTGCCACCGGGTGATGGATTATCTCGTGCTGCTGGGAATCGACCCGGCACGGTTTCGCATCGGCGTTTCAGCCCAGTTCGAACCGGTGTACGTCGGCCGCGATCCGACCGAACTCGATAAAAACAGCCGGGTTGAAATCTTCATGCTGAACGAATTCACCGAGGACTTGCGGGGCCTTTCCAGCGGCGGCAAGTGA
- the flhA gene encoding flagellar biosynthesis protein FlhA: MAATAAVRPSASASIGQLTSLIFPVGIIASVLVIMVPMPAALLDVMLAANITLAVIVLLTTIYIRTPLEFSIFPSLLLATTLARLVLNVATTRLVLTRAGVDGLLAAGHVVLAFGEFVAGNELVVGVVIFVIVIIIQFLVITKGATRISEVAARFALDGMPGRQMAIDADLNAGVIDEHEAQRRRQEITRQADFFGAMDGASKFVRGDAIAGILITLINIVGGLVIGMVELGMSPGKAASVFTKLTIGDGLVSQVPAFLISLAAGLLVTRSSYESNLPVEFMRQLFSRPQALAVTGAFLGVLIFTNLPAIPLLLIGGACLGMATIMARQKKEETAAAATKAKAAKKPAEERIEDYLTTDPMEIELGVGLIRLADPKRGGDLLERIQRVRQNIASEMGILMPKVRIRDNLRLETSQYRIKIADMPVVAANVEPAKLMAMDSGLARGKVRGIDTREPAFNTPAVWIDPAQRDQAEMFGYTVVEPASVLATHLTETVRRHADELLNRDATKHLIDELKRNQPTTVDELIPGQMKLAEVQRVLQGLLREQVPIRQLAAILETLGDYAPRTKDPILLTEYVRHRLARTICTRYRDKQNRLHVVSLDPALEDRIKAGIEHSERGLFVRMSPQAIEVTCRLISAEIDKLIRGNHQPIVLVSPQIRPGLKQLTSAALPRLVVLSFNEITRDTQIESVGLVVDSK, encoded by the coding sequence ATGGCAGCCACTGCCGCAGTTCGCCCCAGCGCGTCTGCATCGATCGGCCAACTCACGAGCTTGATCTTCCCCGTGGGGATCATTGCCAGTGTGCTGGTGATCATGGTGCCGATGCCGGCTGCGCTGCTGGACGTGATGCTAGCCGCCAATATCACGTTGGCCGTGATCGTGCTGTTGACGACGATTTATATCCGCACACCGCTGGAATTCAGCATTTTCCCCTCGCTGTTGCTGGCCACGACGCTGGCCCGGCTTGTGCTCAACGTCGCGACCACTCGGCTCGTGCTCACCCGCGCTGGCGTGGATGGCCTGCTGGCGGCCGGTCACGTCGTGCTGGCGTTCGGCGAGTTCGTGGCCGGCAACGAACTGGTCGTCGGCGTCGTGATCTTCGTCATCGTGATCATCATTCAATTTTTGGTGATCACCAAAGGCGCCACGCGGATCAGCGAAGTGGCCGCGCGATTCGCCTTGGATGGCATGCCGGGCCGGCAAATGGCGATCGACGCCGATCTGAATGCCGGCGTGATCGATGAGCATGAAGCCCAGCGTCGCCGCCAGGAAATCACTCGGCAGGCCGACTTTTTCGGAGCAATGGATGGTGCCAGCAAGTTCGTCCGCGGCGACGCCATCGCCGGTATTCTCATCACGCTGATCAACATCGTCGGCGGATTGGTGATCGGCATGGTCGAGTTGGGAATGTCGCCCGGTAAAGCAGCGTCGGTCTTCACGAAGCTGACGATTGGCGACGGTCTGGTGAGCCAAGTTCCGGCGTTTTTGATCTCGCTGGCCGCCGGCTTGCTGGTGACGCGTAGCAGTTACGAATCCAATTTGCCGGTCGAATTCATGCGGCAATTGTTTTCCCGGCCGCAAGCGCTGGCCGTCACCGGGGCGTTTCTGGGCGTGCTGATTTTCACCAATCTGCCGGCCATTCCGCTGCTGTTGATCGGTGGCGCCTGCTTGGGAATGGCGACGATCATGGCCCGGCAGAAGAAAGAAGAGACGGCCGCCGCCGCCACGAAAGCCAAGGCCGCCAAGAAACCCGCGGAAGAGCGGATCGAAGATTATCTCACCACCGACCCGATGGAAATCGAACTCGGCGTCGGCCTGATCCGATTGGCCGATCCGAAACGAGGCGGCGACCTGCTCGAACGGATTCAACGTGTGCGGCAGAACATCGCCTCGGAGATGGGCATCCTCATGCCCAAGGTTCGCATCCGCGACAATTTGCGCCTCGAAACCAGTCAATACCGCATCAAAATCGCCGACATGCCGGTGGTGGCGGCAAATGTCGAACCGGCAAAACTAATGGCGATGGATTCGGGCCTGGCTCGCGGCAAAGTCCGCGGCATCGACACTCGCGAACCGGCGTTCAACACGCCGGCCGTGTGGATCGATCCGGCCCAACGCGATCAAGCCGAGATGTTCGGCTACACGGTGGTCGAACCAGCCAGTGTGCTGGCAACGCATCTCACCGAAACCGTCCGCCGCCATGCCGACGAACTACTCAACCGCGACGCCACCAAACATCTCATCGACGAATTGAAGCGCAACCAGCCGACCACGGTCGATGAATTAATCCCCGGCCAGATGAAGCTGGCCGAGGTGCAGCGTGTGCTGCAAGGCCTGCTTCGCGAGCAGGTGCCGATCCGTCAGTTGGCGGCGATCTTGGAAACGCTCGGCGACTACGCCCCGCGGACGAAAGATCCGATCCTGCTCACGGAATATGTACGCCACCGCCTGGCCCGCACGATTTGCACCCGCTACCGCGACAAGCAGAATCGGCTGCATGTCGTTTCGCTGGATCCGGCATTGGAAGACCGCATCAAGGCGGGCATCGAACACAGCGAGCGCGGGTTGTTTGTTCGCATGTCGCCGCAGGCGATCGAAGTCACATGCCGGCTGATTTCCGCAGAGATCGACAAGTTGATTCGGGGCAACCACCAGCCGATCGTGCTGGTGAGCCCGCAGATTCGACCCGGCCTGAAGCAACTCACCTCGGCGGCCCTGCCGCGCCTGGTGGTGCTCAGCTTCAACGAAATCACCCGCGACACGCAAATCGAATCGGTCGGCCTGGTGGTAGATTCGAAGTAA
- a CDS encoding flagellar biosynthetic protein FliO, which translates to MSASNAFAAPLSISDDSAVRQATYQSAATPTRPSLPPTPQIDPLPLGPGSGDFANSTNTNGGHRGIPAMPSSAPAIVSMFGSLAVVIGLFLGLVWLLKRGSPKSVRLLSKDVVELLGRAPLAGRQQMHVIRFGNRLLLVAVSPDGAKTLAEISDAAEVDRLAGLCQQTQANSATQAFRQIFGQLAELRRPNQLDPGPKDRDIDRFADTPANAAARPAIGIRPLAGSLNVEDDDV; encoded by the coding sequence ATGTCGGCTTCGAATGCCTTCGCAGCGCCGCTCAGCATCTCCGATGATAGCGCAGTTCGACAGGCCACGTATCAATCCGCGGCGACGCCCACCCGTCCCAGCCTGCCTCCGACTCCGCAGATCGATCCGCTGCCGCTCGGGCCTGGCAGCGGCGACTTTGCCAATTCCACGAATACCAACGGCGGACACCGTGGCATTCCGGCGATGCCGAGTTCAGCTCCGGCGATCGTGAGCATGTTCGGCAGCCTAGCGGTGGTGATCGGGTTGTTCCTTGGGCTGGTGTGGCTGTTGAAACGCGGATCGCCAAAATCAGTCCGTCTGCTGTCGAAAGATGTCGTCGAATTGCTGGGCCGCGCGCCACTGGCTGGACGGCAGCAAATGCACGTGATCCGTTTCGGCAATCGGCTTCTGCTTGTGGCGGTTTCGCCGGATGGGGCGAAAACGCTGGCCGAAATCAGCGATGCGGCGGAGGTCGATCGGCTCGCCGGGCTGTGCCAACAGACGCAAGCAAATTCGGCTACGCAAGCATTTCGCCAAATTTTCGGCCAACTGGCCGAACTGCGCCGGCCAAACCAATTGGATCCGGGGCCGAAGGACCGCGATATCGACCGATTTGCAGACACACCCGCCAATGCCGCGGCACGTCCGGCGATCGGAATCCGGCCGCTCGCCGGCTCGCTGAACGTGGAGGACGACGATGTTTGA
- the fliN gene encoding flagellar motor switch protein FliN yields the protein MAEGSEASKQDVVEQLLREAKSGVAPTTPNPSSAAAKPAQPGSSVLRQDEIEALLNQNAASQPARPPAVPAAAPPAAAHPLRPARPASPASQSGDSGPGRIAQGDIDFLLSQAEQALASVQNPPRDTAGDSALPFRLTDFSGAAPTAESATLDLIRDVDLDLRIELGRTHMHLEDVLKLGKGAVVPLDKLAGDPVDIYANGRLIARGEVLILNDNFCVRVAELVVGDAAPAS from the coding sequence ATGGCCGAGGGTTCTGAAGCTTCCAAGCAAGACGTCGTCGAGCAGTTGCTGCGCGAAGCGAAGAGTGGCGTAGCGCCGACAACGCCAAACCCATCGAGCGCGGCAGCAAAGCCGGCGCAACCGGGCAGTTCGGTTCTGCGCCAAGATGAGATCGAGGCGCTGCTGAATCAGAATGCCGCCTCGCAACCGGCGCGGCCGCCGGCCGTGCCCGCTGCCGCGCCGCCAGCCGCTGCGCATCCGCTTCGGCCAGCGCGACCCGCCAGCCCGGCGTCGCAAAGCGGTGATTCCGGTCCGGGACGGATCGCGCAAGGCGATATCGACTTCTTACTCAGCCAAGCCGAGCAGGCGTTGGCCTCAGTGCAAAATCCTCCACGCGACACAGCCGGCGACAGCGCGCTGCCGTTTCGTCTGACCGATTTCAGCGGCGCCGCGCCGACCGCGGAGAGCGCGACCCTCGATTTGATCCGCGATGTCGATCTCGATCTGCGCATCGAACTCGGCCGCACGCACATGCATCTGGAAGACGTGCTCAAGCTGGGCAAAGGGGCCGTGGTGCCATTGGATAAACTGGCCGGCGATCCCGTGGATATTTATGCCAACGGGCGGTTGATTGCCCGCGGCGAGGTTTTGATCCTCAACGACAATTTTTGTGTGCGCGTGGCCGAACTGGTGGTCGGCGACGCGGCGCCGGCGAGTTAG
- a CDS encoding flagellar FlbD family protein — MIKLTRLDGEKFVLNADLIRYVEAHHDTFITLISGDHVVVQETMDEVLERAIEYQRAKHMVPELG, encoded by the coding sequence ATGATCAAACTGACCCGCCTCGACGGCGAAAAATTCGTCCTCAATGCCGACTTGATTCGCTATGTCGAAGCCCATCACGATACGTTCATCACTCTCATCAGCGGCGACCATGTCGTCGTGCAAGAAACGATGGACGAAGTGCTCGAACGGGCGATCGAATACCAACGCGCCAAACACATGGTTCCTGAATTAGGGTGA
- a CDS encoding flagellar basal body-associated FliL family protein, whose protein sequence is MAESATSNAAGAEAGGKKLSKGKIIGFVGGIVLLQCVLAWLYLPGSAAKAEAKKEAAAHADDKDKDKDSDPTATDGHGENREVDLGKFSLTAFDPNSNTTLLIDFHLYGTVAVDASDKAPKDAGEKEHAKGGKPGEVGDDDNSTFGKLFKKDQHRFRDQVIVIIRNATMADLADPSLGLIKRQILAKTNSLLGEPLVKEIVFSDFAVVQQ, encoded by the coding sequence ATGGCTGAATCCGCCACTTCAAATGCCGCCGGGGCCGAGGCCGGCGGCAAAAAGCTTTCCAAGGGCAAGATTATCGGCTTCGTCGGCGGGATCGTGCTGCTGCAGTGCGTGCTGGCTTGGCTCTATTTGCCCGGCTCCGCCGCCAAGGCCGAGGCCAAGAAAGAGGCAGCCGCGCACGCCGACGACAAAGATAAAGACAAGGACAGCGATCCTACGGCCACCGATGGCCACGGCGAAAATCGCGAGGTCGATCTTGGCAAATTCAGCCTGACAGCCTTCGACCCCAATTCGAATACGACGCTGCTCATCGATTTTCACCTCTATGGCACCGTTGCTGTCGATGCTAGCGACAAAGCGCCAAAAGATGCAGGCGAGAAGGAACATGCCAAAGGCGGCAAGCCGGGCGAAGTAGGCGACGACGACAATAGTACTTTCGGAAAACTCTTCAAGAAAGACCAGCACCGCTTTCGCGACCAAGTCATCGTCATCATCCGCAACGCCACGATGGCCGATCTGGCCGATCCCAGTTTGGGATTGATCAAAAGACAGATTTTGGCGAAAACCAACTCGCTGCTGGGCGAGCCGCTGGTGAAGGAAATCGTTTTCAGCGACTTCGCCGTCGTACAGCAGTGA
- a CDS encoding MotA/TolQ/ExbB proton channel family protein: MDIATVAGLLMAFCMMAGSLVVMGMEGKGSVNYASFIDPPAIMMVIGGGIGVGLVGFPLRNVLGLPKVLMKVFFHKPENLNHLIEQLVGLSEVARRDGLLALESKAAQIEDPFVALGIQMAVDGTRPEVIQEVMRTEISSMSTRHREQKRILELIGRCGPAFGMIATLLGLVLMLGNLSDPDSIGPSMAVALIGTLYGALMANLVCIPFTEKLALRSHEEALAKEIVLRGIMAIQSGDNPRTVQQKLNTYLPPKLRPGAQEAA, encoded by the coding sequence ATGGACATCGCCACCGTCGCCGGATTGCTGATGGCCTTCTGCATGATGGCGGGTTCGCTCGTCGTGATGGGCATGGAAGGGAAGGGAAGCGTCAACTATGCCTCGTTTATCGATCCGCCGGCCATCATGATGGTCATCGGCGGTGGCATCGGCGTGGGGCTCGTCGGCTTCCCGCTGCGCAATGTGCTGGGCTTGCCGAAAGTGTTGATGAAAGTGTTTTTCCACAAGCCGGAGAACCTCAATCATCTGATCGAACAACTAGTTGGCCTCTCGGAGGTTGCTCGCCGCGACGGCCTGCTCGCCCTGGAAAGCAAGGCCGCGCAGATTGAAGATCCATTCGTCGCCTTGGGCATTCAAATGGCCGTTGACGGCACCCGCCCGGAAGTGATTCAAGAAGTGATGCGCACCGAAATCTCGTCGATGTCGACCCGGCATCGCGAACAAAAACGGATCCTCGAATTGATCGGCCGGTGCGGCCCGGCGTTCGGCATGATTGCCACACTGCTTGGCTTGGTGCTCATGCTCGGCAATCTGTCGGATCCGGATTCGATCGGCCCGTCGATGGCCGTGGCCCTGATCGGCACGCTCTATGGGGCACTGATGGCGAATCTGGTGTGCATTCCGTTTACCGAGAAACTGGCCTTGAGGAGCCATGAGGAGGCGCTGGCAAAGGAAATCGTCCTCCGCGGTATCATGGCCATCCAATCGGGCGACAATCCGCGAACCGTGCAGCAAAAACTCAACACCTACCTTCCTCCAAAGCTACGCCCCGGCGCTCAAGAAGCCGCCTAG
- a CDS encoding sulfotransferase encodes MNSASGNSLPAVSANPGASPSRASKAMARMLQTLAPRFWHGMTFGTWMKFLLRHRFAVSPTALHIVAGVTPISLGNSLAAVAQQAIYGRRIASTTIQPPIFIVGHWRTGTTLLHELMVQDDRFTYPTTYECIAPRQSLTTAWFVTRFFNFLLPSRRPMDNMATGWNHPQEDEFALCNLGVGSPYERMAFPNDMSSDRFLDLAGVSPEEVALWKAALERFLQTITVRSNKPIVLKSPPHTARVGLLSEMFPSARFVHIVRDPYAVFSSTMKLWPSLTDLQALQSPRYDDLREYVYGSFERMYRAFSEQKNRIRPENFCELRYEDLVRDPVAQMQSIYEHLGLGDFDRARPKIEAHMQSQKDYKPNRHQIPAERRAEISRRWGPFMRQYGYDCEPPAAPPVLDASPKR; translated from the coding sequence ATGAACAGTGCATCAGGAAATTCGTTGCCGGCAGTCTCGGCAAACCCGGGGGCGAGCCCCTCGCGCGCGTCGAAGGCCATGGCCCGGATGCTGCAAACGCTGGCGCCCCGATTCTGGCACGGCATGACGTTCGGCACCTGGATGAAGTTCCTTCTGCGCCACCGCTTTGCTGTCAGTCCGACGGCGCTGCACATCGTCGCCGGCGTAACTCCGATTTCCCTCGGCAATTCGCTGGCTGCCGTCGCCCAGCAAGCCATTTACGGTCGTCGGATCGCCTCGACGACGATCCAGCCCCCGATTTTCATCGTCGGCCATTGGCGCACCGGTACGACGTTGCTGCACGAATTGATGGTGCAAGACGATCGCTTCACGTATCCCACTACCTATGAATGCATCGCTCCGCGGCAATCGCTGACGACTGCCTGGTTTGTCACCCGGTTTTTCAATTTTCTCCTTCCGTCGCGCCGCCCGATGGACAACATGGCGACCGGTTGGAATCATCCGCAGGAAGACGAATTCGCGCTCTGCAATCTGGGCGTCGGTTCGCCGTATGAGCGGATGGCGTTTCCGAATGACATGTCGTCCGATCGATTTCTCGACTTGGCAGGCGTTTCGCCTGAAGAAGTTGCGCTCTGGAAGGCCGCGCTCGAGCGGTTTTTGCAAACAATCACGGTACGCAGCAACAAGCCGATCGTGCTGAAATCGCCGCCGCATACGGCTCGCGTCGGCTTGCTGAGCGAGATGTTTCCCAGTGCGAGGTTCGTCCACATCGTGCGCGATCCGTATGCGGTGTTCAGTTCGACGATGAAGCTCTGGCCGTCGCTCACCGATCTGCAAGCCTTGCAAAGCCCGCGGTACGACGACTTGCGGGAATATGTTTACGGCAGTTTTGAGCGGATGTACCGCGCCTTTTCCGAACAGAAGAATCGCATCCGGCCGGAGAACTTTTGCGAGCTGCGATACGAAGATCTGGTTCGCGATCCAGTGGCGCAAATGCAGAGTATTTACGAGCATTTGGGGCTCGGCGACTTCGATCGCGCTCGGCCGAAAATCGAAGCACATATGCAATCGCAAAAGGACTACAAGCCAAACCGCCACCAAATTCCCGCAGAGCGTCGGGCCGAGATTTCTCGCCGCTGGGGCCCTTTCATGCGGCAATACGGCTACGATTGCGAGCCGCCCGCGGCGCCACCGGTGTTGGATGCTAGCCCGAAGCGCTAG
- the flhB gene encoding flagellar biosynthesis protein FlhB, whose product MEQSGEKTQDATPHRRQQAREEGRVAQSQDLAAAIILLIGLSTLMMMGSRLAEFMANLTQQQLGAGAWLSTDASVFCHQARDIMASLGTAIIPLFAVVWLAAVAAHLVQIGFVLAPNQAAPDLMRLDPLQGLQRLFSLSSLVRLGMGIVKIAIVTAVAFWVLYGRQKEIFAAAALDVPQIAKLLISIVMWTAIKIAAALVILALLDYLYQRLKFEQDLRMTRDEVREEMRNLQGDPQIISRRRAVQRQLVLNRLNKTVPKADVVITNPTELAVAIQYDSATMNAPILVAKGAGLLAARIRKLALESGVPIVERKPLAQAIYKDVDLNRPIPDTMYAAVAEVLAYVYQLKGKPLPKPG is encoded by the coding sequence GTGGAACAAAGCGGCGAAAAGACACAGGACGCGACTCCGCATCGCAGGCAGCAGGCCCGTGAGGAAGGTCGCGTTGCGCAAAGCCAGGATTTGGCCGCCGCGATTATCCTGCTCATCGGCCTCTCGACCCTGATGATGATGGGCTCGCGCTTGGCCGAATTCATGGCGAATTTGACGCAGCAACAACTCGGCGCCGGAGCGTGGCTATCCACCGACGCGAGCGTTTTCTGTCACCAAGCGCGCGATATCATGGCCAGCTTGGGCACCGCAATAATTCCACTCTTCGCGGTGGTTTGGCTGGCAGCGGTCGCGGCACATCTGGTGCAGATCGGATTCGTGCTGGCGCCGAACCAAGCGGCGCCCGACTTGATGCGGCTCGATCCTTTGCAGGGCTTGCAACGGTTGTTTTCGCTTTCCAGCCTCGTGCGGCTCGGGATGGGGATCGTCAAGATTGCGATCGTGACGGCCGTCGCGTTTTGGGTGTTATACGGGAGGCAGAAAGAAATCTTCGCCGCCGCAGCCCTGGACGTTCCGCAGATTGCCAAGTTATTGATCAGCATCGTCATGTGGACGGCGATCAAGATCGCTGCGGCGCTGGTGATTCTTGCCCTGCTGGACTATCTCTACCAACGGCTCAAATTTGAGCAAGACCTGCGGATGACGCGCGACGAAGTGCGCGAGGAAATGCGCAACCTGCAAGGCGATCCACAGATTATTTCCCGCCGACGTGCCGTGCAGCGGCAATTGGTGCTTAATCGACTGAACAAGACGGTTCCCAAAGCCGACGTGGTCATCACGAACCCGACCGAGCTGGCCGTCGCGATCCAATACGATTCGGCGACGATGAACGCCCCGATCTTGGTGGCCAAGGGAGCGGGATTGCTGGCGGCGCGCATTCGCAAGCTGGCCTTGGAAAGCGGAGTGCCGATCGTCGAACGCAAGCCGCTGGCGCAGGCGATCTACAAAGATGTGGATCTCAATCGACCGATTCCCGATACCATGTACGCCGCGGTGGCCGAGGTGCTGGCGTATGTCTATCAGCTCAAAGGCAAACCACTTCCGAAACCCGGGTGA
- the fliP gene encoding flagellar type III secretion system pore protein FliP (The bacterial flagellar biogenesis protein FliP forms a type III secretion system (T3SS)-type pore required for flagellar assembly.), giving the protein MFDRRKTPPRKSRQPAEVTSAPKRRKTAAKLRCWTVVALVALSTAASSRPLAAQQQQANSGAKIELPAGLAGGPEQWTSPEGLSSTLQIMLLLTVISLAPSVLLMTTCFVRILVVFGLLRQALGTQQLPPSQVLTSISLFLTLMVMMPVWKQVYDNSVLPYTQRRIGLEQAWKQGIQPVRRFMSQQIQRTGNEGDIRMFFQYMPAGTPEWTDYNDVPLQALLPAYMLSELKTAFLIGFQIYLPFLILDIVVASITISMGMMMLPPVLISLPFKLLLFVLVDGWHLVVDMLLKSFQPFT; this is encoded by the coding sequence ATGTTTGACCGCCGAAAAACTCCGCCGAGAAAATCTCGCCAACCCGCCGAGGTCACGAGCGCACCGAAACGCCGAAAAACGGCGGCGAAGTTGCGCTGCTGGACGGTCGTCGCACTAGTGGCTCTTAGCACGGCCGCCTCTTCTCGGCCACTCGCGGCACAGCAGCAGCAAGCAAATTCCGGCGCGAAAATCGAGTTGCCAGCCGGCCTGGCCGGCGGACCCGAGCAATGGACGAGCCCCGAGGGGCTTAGCTCCACGCTCCAAATCATGCTATTGCTGACCGTGATCAGTCTCGCGCCGTCGGTGCTCTTGATGACGACTTGCTTCGTGCGGATTCTGGTCGTGTTCGGCCTATTGCGGCAAGCGCTTGGCACGCAGCAATTGCCGCCGAGCCAAGTGCTCACGTCGATCAGCCTGTTTCTTACGCTGATGGTCATGATGCCGGTCTGGAAGCAAGTGTACGATAATTCGGTGCTGCCCTACACGCAGCGTCGCATCGGCCTGGAGCAAGCCTGGAAGCAAGGCATACAGCCAGTGCGGCGATTCATGTCGCAACAAATTCAGCGTACCGGCAACGAAGGCGATATCCGCATGTTTTTCCAATACATGCCGGCCGGCACGCCCGAGTGGACGGATTACAACGACGTTCCGCTTCAAGCTCTTTTGCCTGCGTACATGCTCAGTGAATTGAAGACGGCGTTCTTGATTGGCTTCCAGATTTACTTGCCGTTTCTGATTCTCGACATCGTCGTCGCCAGCATCACGATATCGATGGGCATGATGATGCTGCCGCCGGTTTTAATTTCGTTGCCGTTCAAACTGTTGCTCTTTGTGCTGGTTGACGGCTGGCATCTGGTCGTCGACATGCTGCTAAAAAGCTTCCAGCCCTTTACGTAG
- the fliQ gene encoding flagellar biosynthesis protein FliQ, producing MHSPEAVDFVIELTRQAILTTLWICAPVLVAGMIVGILIGLAQAVTQIQEQAVSFVPKLLVMVLVLSLTLPWLINQMVQYSHDLIANIPNNL from the coding sequence ATGCATTCACCCGAAGCGGTTGATTTCGTCATCGAACTCACGCGGCAGGCGATCCTGACCACGCTCTGGATTTGCGCGCCGGTGTTGGTGGCGGGCATGATCGTCGGGATTTTGATCGGGCTCGCGCAAGCTGTCACTCAGATTCAAGAGCAGGCCGTGTCGTTCGTGCCCAAGCTGTTGGTAATGGTGTTGGTGCTCAGCCTGACATTGCCGTGGCTGATCAACCAGATGGTGCAGTATTCGCACGATTTGATCGCCAATATCCCAAACAATTTGTGA